The Bos indicus x Bos taurus breed Angus x Brahman F1 hybrid chromosome 11, Bos_hybrid_MaternalHap_v2.0, whole genome shotgun sequence genome includes a region encoding these proteins:
- the TMEM250 gene encoding transmembrane protein 250, whose product MPVMPIPRRVRSFHGPHTTCLHAACGPARASRPARTKYNNFDVYVRARWLYGFIRFLLYFSCSLFTAALWGALAALFCLQYLGVRVLLRFQLKLSALLLLLGRRRVDFRLLNELLVYGIHVTMLLVGGLGWCFMVFVDM is encoded by the coding sequence ATGCCGGTCATGCCCATCCCCCGGCGGGTGCGCTCCTTCCACGGCCCGCACACCACCTGCTTGCACGCCGCCTGTGGCCCGGCTCGCGCCTCCCGCCCGGCCCGCACCAAGTACAACAACTTCGACGTGTACGTCCGGGCGCGCTGGCTCTACGGCTTCATCCGCTTCCTGCTGTACTTCAGCTGCAGCCTCTTCACGGCCGCGCTGTGGGGCGCGCTGGCCGCCCTCTTCTGCCTGCAGTACCTGGGCGTCCGCGTCCTACTGCGCTTCCAGCTCAAGCTGtcggcgctgctgctgctgctgggccgCCGGCGCGTGGACTTCCGCCTCCTCAACGAGCTGCTGGTCTACGGCATCCACGTGACCATGCTGCTGGTCGGGGGCCTGGGCTGGTGCTTCATGGTCTTTGTGGACATGTAA